A region from the Salicibibacter cibarius genome encodes:
- a CDS encoding MDR family MFS transporter — protein sequence MQETEVQDTKSVSKWGVLIAALLGGFMVILNNSLMNVALPYFMDLFQITAVEGQWIITAFALGMAIVMPLTSYLSKRFGPKKIFLIGTLIFFAGSLAGPFSWNFTSIIVFRLFQGFGGGLIMPLTMMLIFKHFPKNERGLALGIWGIAAMVAPTIGPTLGGVLLEFFSWEMLFYINVPTAFIAAGAALYFLQKDTKPTMLRFDWRGFLFISFGLVATMIGIDLLQSYPGELWVYGLIVAGVAGLVLFIWQELRSDEPLLNIRILKNAVFSGSLLVINFSVMAMFSVLLFVPILIQDIYGYSPLYAGFVLFPQAISMGIAMTIGGRVLDKKGPYIVIMTGVVVTTIATFAIALSIGQVGIIMLIVFLVIQGIGNGLINTPASTAGLNALKETHVPAGSAFNNVSRQLMKVICIVFLSIFFEYRRGAHLIGSDSIAAGEQAVRDSYLLVASLLVASIILVFYLRKRW from the coding sequence ATGCAAGAGACAGAAGTTCAAGATACAAAAAGTGTTAGTAAATGGGGCGTACTCATCGCTGCATTGCTCGGCGGTTTTATGGTTATTTTAAACAACAGCCTTATGAATGTTGCCCTTCCGTATTTTATGGATCTTTTTCAAATTACTGCTGTCGAAGGGCAGTGGATTATTACCGCGTTTGCATTGGGAATGGCAATCGTGATGCCGCTTACAAGTTACCTAAGTAAACGCTTTGGACCTAAAAAAATCTTTTTAATTGGTACGCTTATTTTTTTTGCCGGTTCTTTGGCCGGCCCTTTTTCTTGGAATTTTACGAGCATCATTGTCTTTCGATTGTTTCAAGGGTTCGGCGGCGGTTTGATTATGCCGCTTACGATGATGCTCATCTTCAAGCACTTTCCGAAAAATGAACGCGGACTCGCGTTGGGCATTTGGGGGATCGCCGCCATGGTCGCCCCGACCATTGGCCCAACCCTTGGCGGTGTACTTTTAGAGTTTTTTTCTTGGGAAATGCTGTTTTATATTAATGTTCCCACCGCGTTTATCGCTGCAGGCGCTGCCCTGTACTTTCTTCAAAAGGATACAAAGCCAACAATGCTTAGATTTGATTGGCGCGGATTTCTATTCATTAGTTTCGGTCTCGTCGCCACCATGATCGGGATCGATCTCTTGCAGTCCTATCCCGGAGAGCTGTGGGTGTATGGGCTTATCGTTGCCGGTGTGGCTGGGCTCGTACTATTTATTTGGCAAGAACTTAGAAGCGATGAACCTCTTTTGAACATACGCATTTTAAAAAATGCTGTTTTTAGCGGAAGTTTGCTTGTCATTAATTTCAGCGTAATGGCTATGTTTTCAGTTTTGTTGTTTGTCCCTATCCTTATTCAGGACATTTATGGCTATTCTCCTCTGTACGCCGGCTTCGTTCTCTTTCCGCAAGCGATATCCATGGGCATTGCCATGACGATCGGAGGGCGGGTGCTCGATAAAAAAGGACCTTACATCGTCATTATGACCGGTGTTGTTGTTACAACAATTGCCACGTTTGCCATCGCGCTTTCCATCGGGCAAGTTGGGATCATTATGCTTATTGTTTTCTTGGTTATCCAGGGGATCGGAAACGGATTGATTAATACGCCCGCGTCCACAGCAGGATTGAACGCTTTAAAAGAAACCCACGTTCCTGCAGGATCAGCATTCAACAACGTTTCCCGGCAATTAATGAAAGTGATCTGCATTGTATTTTTATCGATCTTTTTTGAATATCGGAGGGGGGCGCATTTGATCGGAAGCGATTCGATAGCAGCAGGTGAGCAGGCAGTCCGAGATTCCTACTTGCTTGTCGCCTCCTTACTGGTGGCCTCCATTATTCTCGTCTTTTATCTAAGAAAACGGTGGTGA
- the ligD gene encoding DNA ligase D has protein sequence MSFMLAFSREQLPEGKQWHYELKYDGYRAQLIWDGSTCTLFSRNHNRLEKQFPEIIDTCQRHFPKKTVHLDGEIVLFQNPGLADFHALKSRHRLRSQASILAASRKRPAYFLAFDILVYEDRELKNEPYIKRKKELERTFKNFDLPTNPAHHDTRRIQSIPMYENAETVQYQAKLYRSEGIVAKIRQHTYSGKRSESWLKIKTPYVITCFILSYTPANGYFEVGVFKDGKAVTLGQCPHGFSKTEKETLVTIIKNNGSWNAQAQKYEINPSIVVTLAFTTYSNDFREAHFQSFELNIPAGRCTWETWENAMLKWPKRVTLTHPDKPLWEAPEIFKRDFLAYTRTVAPFCLPHLAERLLTVVRYPHGRFGEAFFQKQCPEYAPSYVETETFEEIDYIISNHVDTLLWLANQLAIEWHIPFSLSSSRYVEEIVLDLDPPDVEAFSLAIEGANVLKDIFDQLGLTSFVKFSGNKGLQVYVPLIENRYTYEETHPFTEAIGAYCLRARPDLFTRERFKKHRGQKLYIDIPQHAFGKTIIAPYSLRGNAEALVACPLFWEEVSSSLDRTAFTLHGVQQRLEDEGCPFRLYMETQNLLPDFSHY, from the coding sequence ATGGGTATCGCGCGCAGCTAATTTGGGACGGGTCGACATGCACCTTGTTCAGCCGTAATCATAATCGTTTGGAAAAACAATTTCCCGAAATTATAGACACTTGCCAGCGACATTTCCCGAAAAAAACCGTGCACCTCGACGGTGAAATCGTTCTTTTTCAAAACCCGGGACTTGCCGATTTTCATGCCCTTAAAAGCCGGCATCGCCTTCGTTCACAAGCTTCCATTCTTGCCGCAAGCCGTAAGCGTCCTGCGTACTTTCTCGCCTTTGATATCCTTGTATACGAGGATCGGGAATTAAAAAATGAACCCTACATAAAGAGAAAAAAAGAATTGGAAAGAACATTCAAGAATTTTGATCTGCCTACAAACCCAGCGCACCATGATACACGCCGGATACAATCGATCCCTATGTATGAGAATGCTGAAACCGTTCAATATCAAGCCAAACTATATCGCAGCGAGGGGATCGTTGCTAAAATACGTCAGCATACTTACAGCGGGAAACGCTCGGAATCCTGGTTAAAAATTAAAACCCCTTACGTGATTACCTGTTTCATCCTTTCTTATACGCCCGCCAATGGATATTTTGAAGTCGGGGTTTTTAAAGATGGAAAAGCTGTCACCCTTGGCCAGTGTCCTCATGGATTTTCAAAAACGGAAAAAGAAACACTCGTCACCATCATAAAAAATAACGGCAGCTGGAATGCACAAGCGCAGAAATATGAGATCAATCCGTCCATCGTTGTGACGCTCGCGTTTACGACGTACAGCAATGATTTTCGGGAAGCCCATTTCCAGTCATTTGAACTCAACATCCCTGCCGGAAGGTGTACATGGGAAACGTGGGAAAATGCCATGTTGAAATGGCCGAAGCGGGTAACGCTCACCCACCCCGACAAACCTTTGTGGGAAGCACCCGAGATTTTCAAGCGCGATTTTCTTGCCTACACACGAACGGTTGCACCCTTTTGTCTGCCCCATCTTGCCGAGCGGTTACTGACCGTCGTTCGCTATCCGCATGGAAGGTTTGGCGAAGCTTTTTTTCAAAAACAATGCCCGGAATACGCCCCTTCCTATGTAGAAACCGAAACCTTTGAAGAGATCGATTATATCATTTCCAATCACGTCGATACATTGCTGTGGCTTGCCAACCAACTCGCTATCGAATGGCACATTCCGTTTTCGCTATCGTCGAGCCGTTACGTCGAAGAGATCGTCCTTGATCTTGACCCGCCGGATGTGGAAGCTTTTTCATTGGCGATCGAAGGGGCAAATGTTTTAAAAGACATCTTCGATCAGCTCGGGTTAACAAGCTTTGTGAAATTTTCCGGAAATAAAGGGTTGCAAGTGTATGTCCCCCTCATTGAAAACCGATACACATACGAAGAAACGCATCCGTTTACGGAAGCAATCGGTGCTTACTGCTTGCGGGCAAGGCCTGATTTATTTACGCGGGAACGTTTCAAAAAACACCGTGGGCAAAAGCTGTACATCGATATTCCCCAGCATGCGTTTGGAAAGACAATCATCGCACCGTATTCACTCAGGGGAAATGCGGAAGCGCTCGTCGCCTGCCCTCTTTTCTGGGAGGAAGTGTCTTCAAGCCTTGACCGTACGGCATTCACGCTCCACGGTGTCCAACAACGGTTAGAGGATGAAGGTTGCCCTTTCCGCCTTTATATGGAAACGCAAAATCTACTCCCGGATTTCAGCCACTATTAA